One part of the Sorangiineae bacterium MSr11954 genome encodes these proteins:
- a CDS encoding SDR family NAD(P)-dependent oxidoreductase: MTLVAALARASALGVLDLGHDEKVARDALDLLVRRRVGVFGVRLPEHSSPNMLGLNLPVEARVVVLPASMLEIASAWPSRALLVQVRTVEEARAAAAAGAHGLIVKGHESGGIVGEETSFILLQRVLAETALPVWVQGGIGLHTAPACIAAGARGVVLDSQLALLDDAETSGELRRALSAFDGSETIVAGGYRLYARPNARAPEPEDGPAQIAKKLGAGDPSKHLVTLGQDAAFAAPFAKRFGTVERLVRALHTSFEGHVRQARAQTPLARFSSFAETYGTRFPIAQGPMTRVSDRAEFAEHVARGGGLPFLALSLMRGAEARKLVLETKERLGDMPWGVGILGFLPPDVREEQLALLTEVKPPVVLIAGGRPSQAKPLEQVGIKTFLHVPSPGLLDLFIKEGARRFVFEGRECGGHVGPRSSFVLWETAVERLLACERLNEVSVLFAGGIHDACSAKMVATLAAPLAARGAKVGVLMGTAYLFTQEAVQGGAIGEVFQQAAIACDRTVLLETAPGHATRCAESDYVTMFEAERQRLTAEGNDAQATWAALENLNVGRLRLASKGLVRQGDAIVEVSSKDQAREGMFMIGQVATLRSARCTIEELHSDVCDRSTKELADILLPDPLPSRGRVDVAIVGMACILPDAPDLATFWTNVVTGKNAVREVSPERWNPELYFDPEGTGEKTPSKWGGFIPDIVFDPGAYGIPPRSLAAIDPVQILALEVARRALEDAGLSGAQARWFDRERASVVFGTESGNDLSSAYGFRASYPQYLGEMPKELDASLPKLTEDSFPGVLSNVISGRIANRLDLRGSNYTVDAACASSLAALDVACKELAGGTSDLVIAGGADLHNGIQDYLMFASVHALSKTGQCRPFDGAADGIALGEGVAALVLKRLSDAERDGDKIYAVIKGVGSSSDGKSLGLTAPRKEGQLRALERAYARAGMSPTRVGLVEAHGTGTVVGDRTELAALSEMFTAAGSPAGRCTLGSVKSQIGHTKCTAGMAGLIKAALSIYHGVLPPTKNITSPNPGYDAESSPFVLREAAAPWSDDELVAGVSAFGFGGTNFHTVLSSDGATLPPATALTEWPSELFVLRGEGADDVARLVDALDAIAQTDVPPKLRDLALSAARENAGQPVKCALVAASMADLRDKLAAVREGRSVEGVFTAIAGAAHATDGKVAFLFPGQGSQRPGMLADLFVTFPQIRDLLELGRSYEDKLFPGGAYKPETRKAQQQAITDTRVAQPALGIADLAMARLLERVGVKPAMTAGHSYGELVALAAAGAFSADTLLALSEARAQSILGATGDEPGTMAAVRGSVAKVREVLGDVADPVVANHNAPDQAVIAGSKAAVEAACERLAAAGLSARPIPVACAFHSPIVAGAAEAFAEHLAMVDIEEPNIPVFANATAQPYAPTAEDVRETLAAQIGLPVRFVEEIEAMYAAGARVFVEAGPGNVLTDLVGRILRDRPHLAIACDRSGTHGVTALLTALGRLVAAGVDVDLAPLFQDRASAVKLSDLSSFAAPPTAWLVDGGRARPLRGELPEFAMRPLAAPLGLTDITAVSGESRTFEGAPMSMKEDESQSVVREYLRAMRELVDAQREVMLRFLGSPAQSEARAPVRYESQPPRHAQAPQAPKSAPSVHGSNGASSNGVHANGAYANGSNGTHANGAYTNGAHTNGAHTNGAHTNGAHTNGAHANGSNGVHVNGHAVNGSNGAAKAPARKSAFEVLVATVSERTGYPADMLDADLDLEADLGIDSIKRIEILGEMREKLGIHGSADAGDALVERLASAKTLRTIAKLLEPDGGDLAAAPAAAPVAVAAPAPVAPPTSTVPPASAAAPASTNAMPPPPMDLPAPDPKVIPTAPPPTIRAGGVPSKGEEAPARESSPPPSSVKRYVMELATVPPPSLSGGLKLSGKRFAITADAVGVAPKLVERLEANGAEARIVAPGDEMGEVDGLLHLASLGDGSPETLRRLFVRSKEATRTHLQWVLAATGHGGRFGHHAHVKSSSFTATGVSGFLKSLAKECPATRVRAIDLDPREDNARLAEHIFDEILADDDHIEVGYTAGERKTVVVAARPSSQNLQEPLEIDEDTVVLFTGGARGITAQIALAMARRFKCKIELVGRSSLLPEDQDDAELRTATDLASLRRLVIGRMNGAGPTNPQAIDAHCREILADREIRATLAAIREAGSPVDYHAIDVRDEAAFQALIDRLRARYGRIDGVVHGAGTIEDKLLRDKTQESFARVFSTKVNGARILARKLAAELRFFVLFSSVSGAFGNRGQIDYAAANDALDKLAHHLHATVRGRVLSINWGPWRGAGMVKPELEREYERRGIALIDPEAGVERFFEELLEGTEPQVILTAAPAEVLA, from the coding sequence GTGACACTAGTTGCTGCGCTTGCGCGGGCTTCCGCGCTGGGCGTGCTCGATTTGGGCCACGACGAAAAGGTCGCGCGCGACGCGCTCGATCTTCTCGTGCGGAGACGCGTAGGCGTTTTCGGCGTGCGCTTGCCGGAACATTCCAGCCCGAACATGTTGGGCTTGAATTTGCCGGTCGAAGCGCGGGTCGTCGTCCTACCTGCGTCGATGCTCGAGATCGCGTCGGCCTGGCCGAGTCGTGCGCTGCTCGTGCAGGTGCGGACCGTCGAGGAAGCTCGCGCCGCCGCTGCTGCGGGCGCCCACGGGCTGATCGTCAAAGGCCACGAGTCGGGTGGCATCGTTGGAGAGGAGACGTCGTTCATCCTACTTCAGCGCGTACTCGCGGAAACCGCATTACCCGTTTGGGTACAAGGCGGTATTGGTCTGCATACCGCGCCGGCGTGCATCGCAGCAGGTGCGCGCGGCGTCGTGCTCGATTCGCAGCTGGCGCTGCTCGACGATGCGGAGACCTCCGGCGAGCTCCGTCGTGCGCTCTCGGCCTTCGACGGCAGCGAGACCATCGTCGCGGGCGGATATCGGCTTTATGCGCGGCCCAATGCGCGCGCGCCGGAGCCCGAGGACGGCCCCGCCCAGATTGCCAAGAAGCTCGGCGCGGGCGATCCCTCGAAGCACCTCGTCACCCTGGGGCAAGACGCGGCCTTCGCCGCCCCGTTCGCAAAGCGCTTTGGCACGGTGGAGCGCCTCGTGCGCGCGCTGCATACCTCGTTCGAGGGGCATGTACGCCAGGCCCGCGCCCAAACGCCGCTGGCGCGCTTTTCGTCCTTTGCCGAGACCTACGGAACACGCTTTCCCATCGCCCAAGGGCCGATGACCCGCGTGAGCGATCGCGCGGAGTTCGCGGAGCACGTGGCGCGCGGGGGCGGTCTGCCGTTCTTGGCGCTGTCGCTCATGCGCGGCGCCGAGGCGCGCAAGTTGGTCCTCGAGACCAAGGAGCGCCTCGGTGACATGCCGTGGGGTGTGGGCATCCTCGGCTTCTTGCCGCCCGATGTGCGCGAAGAGCAGCTGGCGCTCCTCACGGAGGTGAAGCCGCCGGTGGTGCTCATCGCGGGGGGCCGCCCGTCGCAGGCCAAGCCGCTCGAGCAGGTGGGCATCAAGACGTTCCTGCACGTCCCCTCGCCGGGGCTGCTGGATCTCTTCATCAAAGAAGGCGCCCGCCGCTTCGTCTTCGAAGGTCGCGAGTGCGGCGGCCATGTGGGACCGCGTTCCAGCTTCGTCTTGTGGGAGACCGCCGTCGAGCGCCTGCTCGCGTGCGAGCGCTTGAACGAGGTGAGCGTGCTCTTTGCCGGCGGCATTCACGATGCCTGCTCGGCCAAGATGGTCGCCACCCTGGCCGCTCCCCTGGCCGCGCGCGGTGCCAAGGTCGGTGTGCTCATGGGCACGGCGTACCTGTTCACCCAGGAGGCCGTGCAAGGCGGCGCCATCGGCGAAGTCTTTCAACAGGCCGCCATCGCGTGCGATCGCACCGTGCTGCTCGAGACCGCACCGGGCCACGCCACACGGTGCGCCGAGAGCGACTATGTGACCATGTTCGAGGCCGAGCGCCAAAGGCTCACGGCCGAGGGCAACGACGCGCAGGCCACGTGGGCGGCGCTGGAAAATCTCAACGTGGGCCGCCTGCGGCTCGCGTCCAAGGGGCTCGTGCGCCAGGGCGACGCGATCGTCGAGGTCAGCTCGAAGGATCAAGCGCGCGAGGGCATGTTCATGATCGGCCAGGTGGCGACCTTGAGGAGCGCCCGCTGCACGATCGAAGAGCTGCACAGCGATGTGTGCGATCGCTCGACCAAGGAGCTCGCCGACATCCTGCTCCCCGATCCGCTGCCCTCGCGGGGGCGGGTGGACGTGGCCATCGTCGGCATGGCGTGCATCCTCCCCGATGCGCCCGATCTGGCGACCTTCTGGACCAATGTGGTCACCGGCAAGAACGCCGTGCGCGAGGTGTCGCCCGAGCGCTGGAACCCCGAGCTGTACTTCGATCCCGAGGGCACGGGTGAGAAGACGCCGTCGAAGTGGGGTGGCTTCATCCCCGACATCGTCTTCGACCCCGGCGCGTACGGCATCCCGCCGCGATCCTTGGCGGCCATCGATCCGGTGCAGATCCTCGCGCTCGAGGTCGCCCGCCGCGCCCTCGAGGACGCGGGGCTCTCGGGCGCCCAGGCGCGCTGGTTCGATCGCGAGCGCGCCAGCGTGGTGTTCGGCACCGAGTCGGGCAACGATCTGTCGAGCGCCTACGGCTTCCGCGCCAGCTACCCGCAGTACCTGGGCGAGATGCCCAAGGAGCTCGACGCGAGCCTCCCCAAGCTGACCGAGGACTCGTTCCCCGGTGTGCTCTCCAATGTGATCTCCGGGCGCATCGCCAACCGCCTGGACTTGCGCGGCTCGAACTACACGGTCGACGCGGCGTGCGCCTCGTCGCTGGCGGCGCTCGACGTGGCGTGCAAGGAGCTCGCGGGCGGCACCAGCGATCTGGTCATCGCAGGCGGCGCGGATTTGCACAACGGCATCCAGGACTACCTGATGTTCGCCAGCGTGCACGCGCTCTCCAAGACCGGCCAATGCCGGCCCTTCGATGGCGCGGCGGATGGAATCGCGCTCGGTGAAGGCGTGGCGGCCCTGGTGCTCAAGCGCCTCTCCGACGCGGAGCGCGACGGCGACAAGATCTACGCCGTCATCAAGGGCGTGGGCAGCTCCAGCGACGGCAAGAGCCTCGGTCTCACGGCGCCGCGCAAGGAAGGGCAGCTTCGCGCCTTGGAGCGCGCCTATGCCCGCGCGGGCATGTCGCCCACGCGCGTCGGCTTGGTGGAGGCGCACGGCACCGGCACGGTGGTGGGCGATCGCACCGAGCTGGCGGCGCTCTCGGAGATGTTCACGGCGGCGGGATCGCCGGCCGGGCGCTGCACCTTGGGGTCGGTCAAATCGCAGATCGGCCACACCAAGTGCACCGCGGGCATGGCGGGGCTCATCAAGGCGGCCTTGTCCATCTACCACGGCGTCTTGCCGCCCACGAAGAACATCACCTCGCCCAACCCAGGCTACGACGCCGAGAGCAGCCCCTTCGTGCTGCGCGAGGCGGCGGCGCCTTGGTCGGACGACGAGCTGGTGGCCGGGGTGAGCGCGTTCGGCTTCGGCGGAACGAACTTCCACACCGTGCTCTCCTCCGACGGCGCGACCCTGCCGCCGGCCACGGCGCTCACCGAGTGGCCCTCGGAGCTGTTCGTGCTGCGCGGCGAGGGCGCGGACGACGTCGCGCGCTTGGTCGACGCGCTCGATGCCATCGCGCAGACCGACGTGCCGCCCAAGCTGCGCGATCTCGCGCTGTCGGCGGCCCGCGAAAATGCCGGCCAGCCCGTGAAGTGCGCGCTGGTGGCGGCGTCCATGGCCGACTTGCGCGACAAGCTCGCGGCCGTGCGCGAGGGGCGCTCCGTCGAGGGCGTGTTCACGGCCATCGCCGGCGCGGCCCACGCGACGGACGGCAAGGTGGCGTTCCTCTTTCCGGGGCAGGGGAGCCAGCGCCCGGGGATGCTCGCCGACCTGTTCGTCACGTTCCCGCAGATCCGCGATCTGCTCGAGCTGGGTCGCTCCTACGAGGACAAGCTGTTCCCGGGCGGAGCGTACAAGCCGGAGACGCGCAAGGCGCAGCAGCAGGCCATCACGGACACGCGGGTGGCGCAGCCGGCGCTGGGCATCGCGGATCTGGCGATGGCGCGGCTGCTCGAGCGGGTGGGGGTCAAGCCGGCCATGACGGCGGGGCACAGCTACGGCGAGCTGGTGGCGCTGGCCGCCGCCGGCGCGTTCTCGGCCGATACCTTGCTCGCGCTCTCGGAGGCGCGCGCGCAGTCCATCCTGGGCGCGACCGGCGACGAGCCGGGCACCATGGCGGCCGTGCGCGGCTCGGTGGCCAAGGTCCGCGAGGTCCTGGGCGACGTGGCCGATCCCGTGGTCGCGAACCACAACGCGCCGGACCAAGCCGTCATCGCCGGGAGCAAAGCGGCGGTGGAGGCGGCGTGCGAGCGCCTCGCGGCGGCGGGTCTCTCGGCCCGTCCCATCCCGGTGGCGTGCGCGTTCCACAGCCCGATCGTGGCCGGCGCCGCGGAGGCCTTCGCCGAGCACCTGGCGATGGTCGACATCGAGGAGCCGAACATCCCCGTGTTCGCGAACGCCACCGCGCAGCCGTACGCACCGACGGCGGAGGACGTTCGCGAGACCTTGGCGGCGCAGATCGGTCTCCCGGTCCGCTTCGTCGAGGAGATCGAGGCCATGTACGCCGCGGGGGCGCGCGTGTTCGTCGAGGCCGGCCCGGGCAATGTGCTCACCGATCTGGTCGGGCGCATCTTGCGCGATCGCCCGCACCTGGCCATCGCCTGCGATCGCTCGGGCACGCACGGCGTGACCGCGCTCCTCACCGCGCTCGGCCGCCTGGTGGCCGCCGGTGTCGACGTCGACCTCGCGCCGCTCTTCCAGGACCGCGCGAGCGCCGTGAAGCTTTCCGATCTTTCATCCTTTGCCGCGCCGCCCACGGCGTGGCTCGTCGACGGCGGGCGCGCGCGTCCGCTCCGCGGGGAGCTCCCCGAATTTGCCATGCGCCCGCTCGCGGCGCCGCTTGGTCTCACCGACATCACCGCCGTCTCCGGCGAATCACGAACTTTCGAAGGTGCACCGATGAGCATGAAGGAAGACGAATCGCAATCCGTGGTCCGCGAATACTTGCGAGCGATGCGCGAGCTCGTCGACGCGCAACGCGAGGTCATGCTGCGCTTCCTAGGCTCCCCGGCGCAGAGCGAGGCGCGCGCGCCGGTTCGGTACGAGTCCCAGCCGCCGCGGCATGCGCAAGCTCCGCAAGCGCCCAAGAGCGCGCCCTCGGTCCACGGTTCGAATGGCGCTTCCTCCAATGGCGTTCATGCGAACGGCGCGTACGCAAATGGTTCGAATGGCACGCACGCCAACGGCGCTTATACCAATGGCGCGCATACGAATGGCGCGCATACGAACGGGGCGCATACGAATGGCGCGCATACCAACGGCGCCCACGCGAACGGCTCGAACGGCGTTCATGTGAACGGCCACGCCGTGAACGGCTCGAACGGCGCCGCCAAGGCGCCCGCGCGAAAGTCGGCCTTCGAGGTGCTCGTCGCCACCGTGAGCGAGCGCACCGGCTACCCGGCCGACATGCTCGACGCCGATCTCGATCTGGAGGCCGATCTGGGCATCGACTCCATCAAGCGCATCGAAATCCTCGGCGAGATGCGGGAGAAGCTCGGGATCCACGGCAGCGCCGACGCCGGCGACGCCTTGGTCGAGCGCCTGGCCTCGGCCAAGACCCTCCGCACCATCGCCAAGCTCCTCGAGCCCGACGGAGGCGATCTCGCGGCAGCACCCGCCGCGGCGCCCGTTGCAGTTGCGGCGCCCGCGCCGGTCGCTCCGCCCACGTCGACCGTCCCGCCGGCATCCGCGGCCGCACCTGCGTCGACGAACGCCATGCCGCCGCCGCCGATGGATTTGCCGGCGCCCGACCCCAAGGTGATCCCGACGGCGCCGCCGCCGACGATCCGCGCGGGCGGCGTGCCCTCCAAGGGCGAAGAGGCGCCGGCGCGCGAGAGCTCGCCGCCGCCCTCCAGCGTCAAACGCTATGTCATGGAGCTGGCCACCGTGCCGCCGCCCTCGCTCTCGGGGGGCCTCAAGTTGTCCGGCAAGCGGTTTGCCATCACCGCCGATGCGGTGGGGGTCGCACCGAAGCTGGTCGAGCGGCTCGAGGCCAACGGCGCCGAGGCGCGCATCGTTGCACCGGGCGACGAGATGGGCGAGGTCGATGGCCTGCTCCACCTCGCGTCGCTCGGCGATGGCTCGCCCGAGACCTTGCGGCGGCTCTTCGTCCGCTCCAAGGAGGCGACGCGCACCCACCTGCAGTGGGTCCTCGCGGCCACCGGCCACGGCGGGCGCTTCGGGCACCACGCGCACGTCAAGAGCTCGAGCTTCACCGCCACCGGCGTGTCGGGCTTCCTCAAGAGCCTCGCCAAAGAGTGCCCCGCGACCCGCGTCCGCGCGATCGACCTCGATCCGCGCGAGGACAACGCGCGGCTGGCCGAGCACATCTTCGACGAGATCCTCGCCGACGACGATCACATCGAGGTGGGCTACACCGCCGGCGAGCGCAAGACCGTGGTGGTCGCCGCGCGCCCGTCGTCGCAGAACCTGCAGGAGCCGCTGGAGATCGACGAGGACACCGTGGTCCTCTTCACCGGCGGGGCGCGCGGCATCACCGCGCAGATCGCGCTGGCCATGGCCCGCAGGTTCAAGTGCAAGATCGAGCTCGTCGGCCGCTCCTCCCTCTTGCCGGAGGACCAAGACGACGCCGAGCTTCGCACGGCCACCGATCTCGCGTCGCTGCGGCGGCTGGTGATCGGGCGCATGAACGGCGCCGGACCCACCAACCCGCAAGCCATCGACGCGCACTGCCGCGAGATCCTCGCCGACCGTGAGATCCGCGCCACCTTGGCCGCCATTCGCGAGGCCGGCTCGCCGGTCGACTACCACGCCATCGACGTGCGCGACGAAGCCGCGTTCCAGGCGCTCATCGATCGGCTGCGCGCCCGCTACGGCCGCATCGACGGTGTGGTGCACGGCGCGGGCACCATCGAGGACAAGCTTCTGCGCGACAAGACGCAGGAGTCGTTCGCGCGCGTCTTCTCCACCAAGGTGAACGGCGCCCGCATCCTGGCGCGCAAGCTCGCCGCGGAGCTCCGGTTCTTCGTCCTGTTCTCCAGCGTGTCGGGCGCCTTTGGCAACCGCGGGCAGATCGATTATGCGGCGGCCAACGACGCGCTCGACAAGCTGGCGCACCACCTCCACGCCACCGTGCGCGGGCGCGTCCTCTCGATCAACTGGGGACCGTGGCGCGGCGCGGGCATGGTGAAGCCGGAGCTCGAGCGCGAGTACGAACGACGCGGGATCGCCCTGATCGATCCGGAGGCCGGCGTGGAGCGTTTCTTCGAGGAGCTGCTCGAGGGGACGGAGCCGCAGGTCATTCTCACCGCCGCGCCGGCCGAGGTCCTGGCGTGA